Proteins encoded together in one Acanthopagrus latus isolate v.2019 chromosome 19, fAcaLat1.1, whole genome shotgun sequence window:
- the pfkpa gene encoding ATP-dependent 6-phosphofructokinase, platelet type isoform X4, whose translation MAQPDSKKIFFENLSGAGKAIAVLTSGGDAQGMNAAVRAVVRMGLYVGAKVYFIHEGYQGMVDGGDNIKEASWESVSSMLQVGGTVIGSARCKEFRTHEGRLKAAHNLVQHGITNLCVIGGDGSLTGANLFREEWSGLLTELVEQGSIEADAIQKYSALHIVGMVGSIDNDFCGTDMTIGTDSALHRIIEVVDAIMTTAQSHQRTFVLEVMGRHCGYLALVSALACGADWVLIPEMPPEDGWEDKMCQKLSANRAGMKRLNIIIVAEGAIDRNNKPITTDYIKNLVVKCLGFDTRVTILGHVQRGGTPSAFDRILASRMGVEAVLALLETTANTPACVVSLCGNQSVRLPLMECVQMTQEVQKAMDGKRFEEAVKLRGRSFENNLRTYKLLAHRKPESELPTSNFNVAVLNVGAPAAGMNAAVRSAVRVGISEGHKMFAVSDGFEGFSKGQIKEIKWADVGGWTGQGGSLLGTKRTLPAKHVEKIAEQMRKNNINALLIVGGFEAFLSLLELLTARGKYDEFCVPMVMVPATVSNNVPGSDLSIGADTALNAITTTCDRIKQSASGTKRRVFIIETMGGYCGYLASVGGLAAGADAAYIYEEPFDIRDLQANVEHLTEKMKGSIQRGLVLRNENCNENYTTDFIYQLYSEEGKGVFDSRKNVLGHMQQGGAPSPFDRNFGTKISAKAMQWVTKKLLETFRQDEGRVFANSEDSCCLLGMRRRALVFQPVVQLKDDTDFVHRIPKEQWWLKLRPLMKILAKYKTSYDVSDSGQLEHVVRNRPKESDASVAM comes from the exons ggATGAATGCTGCTGTACGTGCTGTGGTTCGAATGGGGTTATATGTGGGAGCAAAAGTTTATTTCATTCATGAG GGATATCAGGGTATGGTGGATGGAGGAGATAACATCAAAGAGGCCTCATGGGAAAGTGTTTCCAGCATGCTACAAGTG GGTGGGACAGTTATTGGCAGTGCCCGGTGTAAAGAGTTTCGCACCCACGAGGGACGCCTGAAGGCAGCTCACAACCTGGTTCAGCACGGCATCACCAACCTGTGTGTGATCGGTGGAGATGGCAGTCTGACGGGGGCCAACCTCTTCAGGGAGGAATGGAGTGGGCTGCTGACGGAGCTGGTGGAGCAAG GCTCAATTGAAGCTGATGCCATTCAGAAGTACTCGGCCCTTCACATTGTGGGGATGGTTGGCTCCATTGATAACGACTTCTGTGGAACTGACATGACAATCGGCACTGACTCTGCTCTGCACAGAATCATTGAGGTGGTGGACGCAATTATGACTACTGCACAGAG tcacCAGAGAACGTTTGTGTTAGAAGTCATGGGCAGACACTGTGG CTACCTGGCCTTGGTGAGTGCCCTAGCTTGTGGGGCAGACTGGGTGTTGATTCCTGAGATGCCCCCAGAGGACGGCTGGGAGGACAAGATGTGTCAGAAACTGTCTGCG AACCGAGCAGGGATGAAAAGGCTGAATATCATAATTGTAGCCGAAGGGGCGATTGATCGTAACAACAAGCCCATTACCACTGACTATATCAAGAAT CTTGTCGTAAAATGCTTGGGTTTCGACACGCGAGTGACAATCCTAGGCCatgtgcagagaggagggacCCCTTCTGCTTTTGACCGCATCCTG GCCAGTCGTATGGGTGTGGAGGCTGTGCTTGCCCTTCTGGAGACCACAGCCAACACGCCAGCCTGCGTGGTCTCTCTGTGCGGCAACCAATCAGTGCGCCTGCCTCTGATGGAGTGTGTACAGATG ACTCAAGAGGTCCAGAAGGCTATGGACGGGAAACGGTTTGAGGAGGCAGTGAAGCTTCGGGGCAG GAGTTTTGAAAACAACCTGAGGACATACAAACTGCTGGCTCATCGTAAACCAGAATCCGAACTGCCAACT AGCAACTTCAATGTGGCGGTGTTGAATGTTGGCGCCCCTGCAGCAGGCATGAATGCTGCTGTCCGTTCAGCCGTCAGGGTGGGCATCTCTGAGGGGCACAAGATGTTTGCTGTCAGTGATGGCTTTGAGGGATTCTCCAAAGGACAG ATTAAGGAGATTAAATGGGCTGATGTGGGAGGATGGACAGGACAAGGTGGATCTCTGTTGGGAACCAAAAG AACACTTCCTGCTAAGCATGTTGAGAAAATTGCTGAGCAGATGCGAAAGAACAACATTAATGCACTGCTAATTGTTGGTGGATTTGAG GCCTTCCTGTCACTGCTGGAATTGTTAACGGCGCGCGGGAAATATGACGAGTTCTGTGTGCCCATGGTCATGGTCCCAGCCACTGTCTCCAACAATGTGCCGGGCTCAGACCTCAGCATTGGCGCTGACACGGCTCTGAACGCCATCACTACT ACTTGTGACCGCATCAAGCAGTCAGCCAGTGGGACCAAAAGACGTGTGTTCATTATTGAGACTATGGGAGGCTACTGTGGCTACCTGGCCAGTGTGGGAGGTCTGGCTGCCGGAGCCGATGCCGCCTATATCTACGAGGAGCCATTTGACATCAGAGACCTGCAG GCCAATGTTGAACActtgacagagaaaatgaagggCAGCATTCAAAGAGGACTTGTACTCAG gaatgAGAACTGCAATGAAAACTACACGACAGACTTTATCTACCAGCTGTACTctgaagaaggaaaaggagTGTTCGACTCCAGGAAGAACGTGCTCGGTCACATGCAGCAG ggaggagCACCGTCTCCATTCGACCGTAACTTTGGGACCAAGATCTCTGCCAAGGCGATGCAGTGGGTTACCAAAAAGCTGTTGGAGACCTTCAGACAAG ATGAAG GCCGAGTGTTTGCAAACAGTGAGGactcctgctgtctgctgggaATGCGGCGCAGGGCTCTGGTCTTCCAGCCCGTTGTGCAACTCAAGGACGACACTGACTTTGT TCACAGGATCCCTAAGGAGCAGTGGTGGTTGAAGCTGCGTCCTCTGATGAAGATCCTGGCCAAGTACAAGACGAGCTACGACGTCTCGGACTCCGGGCAGCTGGAGCACGTTGTACGCAACCGGCCTAAAGAGTCGGACGCCTCAGTAGCCATGTGA
- the pfkpa gene encoding ATP-dependent 6-phosphofructokinase, platelet type isoform X8 — protein sequence MAQPDSKKIFFENLSGAGKAIAVLTSGGDAQGMNAAVRAVVRMGLYVGAKVYFIHEGYQGMVDGGDNIKEASWESVSSMLQVGGTVIGSARCKEFRTHEGRLKAAHNLVQHGITNLCVIGGDGSLTGANLFREEWSGLLTELVEQGSIEADAIQKYSALHIVGMVGSIDNDFCGTDMTIGTDSALHRIIEVVDAIMTTAQSHQRTFVLEVMGRHCGYLALVSALACGADWVLIPEMPPEDGWEDKMCQKLSANRAGMKRLNIIIVAEGAIDRNNKPITTDYIKNLVVKCLGFDTRVTILGHVQRGGTPSAFDRILASRMGVEAVLALLETTANTPACVVSLCGNQSVRLPLMECVQMTQEVQKAMDGKRFEEAVKLRGRSFENNLRTYKLLAHRKPESELPTSNFNVAVLNVGAPAAGMNAAVRSAVRVGISEGHKMFAVSDGFEGFSKGQIKEIKWADVGGWTGQGGSLLGTKRTLPAKHVEKIAEQMRKNNINALLIVGGFEAFLSLLELLTARGKYDEFCVPMVMVPATVSNNVPGSDLSIGADTALNAITTTCDRIKQSASGTKRRVFIIETMGGYCGYLASVGGLAAGADAAYIYEEPFDIRDLQANVEHLTEKMKGSIQRGLVLRNENCNENYTTDFIYQLYSEEGKGVFDSRKNVLGHMQQGGAPSPFDRNFGTKISAKAMQWVTKKLLETFRQGRVFANSEDSCCLLGMRRRALVFQPVVQLKDDTDFVHRIPKEQWWLKLRPLMKILAKYKTSYDVSDSGQLEHVVRNRPKESDASVAM from the exons ggATGAATGCTGCTGTACGTGCTGTGGTTCGAATGGGGTTATATGTGGGAGCAAAAGTTTATTTCATTCATGAG GGATATCAGGGTATGGTGGATGGAGGAGATAACATCAAAGAGGCCTCATGGGAAAGTGTTTCCAGCATGCTACAAGTG GGTGGGACAGTTATTGGCAGTGCCCGGTGTAAAGAGTTTCGCACCCACGAGGGACGCCTGAAGGCAGCTCACAACCTGGTTCAGCACGGCATCACCAACCTGTGTGTGATCGGTGGAGATGGCAGTCTGACGGGGGCCAACCTCTTCAGGGAGGAATGGAGTGGGCTGCTGACGGAGCTGGTGGAGCAAG GCTCAATTGAAGCTGATGCCATTCAGAAGTACTCGGCCCTTCACATTGTGGGGATGGTTGGCTCCATTGATAACGACTTCTGTGGAACTGACATGACAATCGGCACTGACTCTGCTCTGCACAGAATCATTGAGGTGGTGGACGCAATTATGACTACTGCACAGAG tcacCAGAGAACGTTTGTGTTAGAAGTCATGGGCAGACACTGTGG CTACCTGGCCTTGGTGAGTGCCCTAGCTTGTGGGGCAGACTGGGTGTTGATTCCTGAGATGCCCCCAGAGGACGGCTGGGAGGACAAGATGTGTCAGAAACTGTCTGCG AACCGAGCAGGGATGAAAAGGCTGAATATCATAATTGTAGCCGAAGGGGCGATTGATCGTAACAACAAGCCCATTACCACTGACTATATCAAGAAT CTTGTCGTAAAATGCTTGGGTTTCGACACGCGAGTGACAATCCTAGGCCatgtgcagagaggagggacCCCTTCTGCTTTTGACCGCATCCTG GCCAGTCGTATGGGTGTGGAGGCTGTGCTTGCCCTTCTGGAGACCACAGCCAACACGCCAGCCTGCGTGGTCTCTCTGTGCGGCAACCAATCAGTGCGCCTGCCTCTGATGGAGTGTGTACAGATG ACTCAAGAGGTCCAGAAGGCTATGGACGGGAAACGGTTTGAGGAGGCAGTGAAGCTTCGGGGCAG GAGTTTTGAAAACAACCTGAGGACATACAAACTGCTGGCTCATCGTAAACCAGAATCCGAACTGCCAACT AGCAACTTCAATGTGGCGGTGTTGAATGTTGGCGCCCCTGCAGCAGGCATGAATGCTGCTGTCCGTTCAGCCGTCAGGGTGGGCATCTCTGAGGGGCACAAGATGTTTGCTGTCAGTGATGGCTTTGAGGGATTCTCCAAAGGACAG ATTAAGGAGATTAAATGGGCTGATGTGGGAGGATGGACAGGACAAGGTGGATCTCTGTTGGGAACCAAAAG AACACTTCCTGCTAAGCATGTTGAGAAAATTGCTGAGCAGATGCGAAAGAACAACATTAATGCACTGCTAATTGTTGGTGGATTTGAG GCCTTCCTGTCACTGCTGGAATTGTTAACGGCGCGCGGGAAATATGACGAGTTCTGTGTGCCCATGGTCATGGTCCCAGCCACTGTCTCCAACAATGTGCCGGGCTCAGACCTCAGCATTGGCGCTGACACGGCTCTGAACGCCATCACTACT ACTTGTGACCGCATCAAGCAGTCAGCCAGTGGGACCAAAAGACGTGTGTTCATTATTGAGACTATGGGAGGCTACTGTGGCTACCTGGCCAGTGTGGGAGGTCTGGCTGCCGGAGCCGATGCCGCCTATATCTACGAGGAGCCATTTGACATCAGAGACCTGCAG GCCAATGTTGAACActtgacagagaaaatgaagggCAGCATTCAAAGAGGACTTGTACTCAG gaatgAGAACTGCAATGAAAACTACACGACAGACTTTATCTACCAGCTGTACTctgaagaaggaaaaggagTGTTCGACTCCAGGAAGAACGTGCTCGGTCACATGCAGCAG ggaggagCACCGTCTCCATTCGACCGTAACTTTGGGACCAAGATCTCTGCCAAGGCGATGCAGTGGGTTACCAAAAAGCTGTTGGAGACCTTCAGACAAG GCCGAGTGTTTGCAAACAGTGAGGactcctgctgtctgctgggaATGCGGCGCAGGGCTCTGGTCTTCCAGCCCGTTGTGCAACTCAAGGACGACACTGACTTTGT TCACAGGATCCCTAAGGAGCAGTGGTGGTTGAAGCTGCGTCCTCTGATGAAGATCCTGGCCAAGTACAAGACGAGCTACGACGTCTCGGACTCCGGGCAGCTGGAGCACGTTGTACGCAACCGGCCTAAAGAGTCGGACGCCTCAGTAGCCATGTGA
- the pfkpa gene encoding ATP-dependent 6-phosphofructokinase, platelet type isoform X7, which yields MAQPDSKKIFFENLSGAGKAIAVLTSGGDAQGMNAAVRAVVRMGLYVGAKVYFIHEGYQGMVDGGDNIKEASWESVSSMLQVGGTVIGSARCKEFRTHEGRLKAAHNLVQHGITNLCVIGGDGSLTGANLFREEWSGLLTELVEQGSIEADAIQKYSALHIVGMVGSIDNDFCGTDMTIGTDSALHRIIEVVDAIMTTAQSHQRTFVLEVMGRHCGYLALVSALACGADWVLIPEMPPEDGWEDKMCQKLSATRSRGTRLNIIIVAEGAIDRHGKPITSSFVKDLVVKCLGFDTRVTILGHVQRGGTPSAFDRILASRMGVEAVLALLETTANTPACVVSLCGNQSVRLPLMECVQMTQEVQKAMDGKRFEEAVKLRGRSFENNLRTYKLLAHRKPESELPTSNFNVAVLNVGAPAAGMNAAVRSAVRVGISEGHKMFAVSDGFEGFSKGQIKEIKWADVGGWTGQGGSLLGTKRTLPAKHVEKIAEQMRKNNINALLIVGGFEAFLSLLELLTARGKYDEFCVPMVMVPATVSNNVPGSDLSIGADTALNAITTTCDRIKQSASGTKRRVFIIETMGGYCGYLASVGGLAAGADAAYIYEEPFDIRDLQANVEHLTEKMKGSIQRGLVLRNENCNENYTTDFIYQLYSEEGKGVFDSRKNVLGHMQQGGAPSPFDRNFGTKISAKAMQWVTKKLLETFRQGRVFANSEDSCCLLGMRRRALVFQPVVQLKDDTDFVHRIPKEQWWLKLRPLMKILAKYKTSYDVSDSGQLEHVVRNRPKESDASVAM from the exons ggATGAATGCTGCTGTACGTGCTGTGGTTCGAATGGGGTTATATGTGGGAGCAAAAGTTTATTTCATTCATGAG GGATATCAGGGTATGGTGGATGGAGGAGATAACATCAAAGAGGCCTCATGGGAAAGTGTTTCCAGCATGCTACAAGTG GGTGGGACAGTTATTGGCAGTGCCCGGTGTAAAGAGTTTCGCACCCACGAGGGACGCCTGAAGGCAGCTCACAACCTGGTTCAGCACGGCATCACCAACCTGTGTGTGATCGGTGGAGATGGCAGTCTGACGGGGGCCAACCTCTTCAGGGAGGAATGGAGTGGGCTGCTGACGGAGCTGGTGGAGCAAG GCTCAATTGAAGCTGATGCCATTCAGAAGTACTCGGCCCTTCACATTGTGGGGATGGTTGGCTCCATTGATAACGACTTCTGTGGAACTGACATGACAATCGGCACTGACTCTGCTCTGCACAGAATCATTGAGGTGGTGGACGCAATTATGACTACTGCACAGAG tcacCAGAGAACGTTTGTGTTAGAAGTCATGGGCAGACACTGTGG CTACCTGGCCTTGGTGAGTGCCCTAGCTTGTGGGGCAGACTGGGTGTTGATTCCTGAGATGCCCCCAGAGGACGGCTGGGAGGACAAGATGTGTCAGAAACTGTCTGCG ACCCGTTCCAGGGGCACAAGGCTGAACATAATCATAGTTGCAGAGGGAGCCATTGACAGGCATGGGAAGCCTATTACTTCTAGTTTTGTCAAGGAT CTTGTCGTAAAATGCTTGGGTTTCGACACGCGAGTGACAATCCTAGGCCatgtgcagagaggagggacCCCTTCTGCTTTTGACCGCATCCTG GCCAGTCGTATGGGTGTGGAGGCTGTGCTTGCCCTTCTGGAGACCACAGCCAACACGCCAGCCTGCGTGGTCTCTCTGTGCGGCAACCAATCAGTGCGCCTGCCTCTGATGGAGTGTGTACAGATG ACTCAAGAGGTCCAGAAGGCTATGGACGGGAAACGGTTTGAGGAGGCAGTGAAGCTTCGGGGCAG GAGTTTTGAAAACAACCTGAGGACATACAAACTGCTGGCTCATCGTAAACCAGAATCCGAACTGCCAACT AGCAACTTCAATGTGGCGGTGTTGAATGTTGGCGCCCCTGCAGCAGGCATGAATGCTGCTGTCCGTTCAGCCGTCAGGGTGGGCATCTCTGAGGGGCACAAGATGTTTGCTGTCAGTGATGGCTTTGAGGGATTCTCCAAAGGACAG ATTAAGGAGATTAAATGGGCTGATGTGGGAGGATGGACAGGACAAGGTGGATCTCTGTTGGGAACCAAAAG AACACTTCCTGCTAAGCATGTTGAGAAAATTGCTGAGCAGATGCGAAAGAACAACATTAATGCACTGCTAATTGTTGGTGGATTTGAG GCCTTCCTGTCACTGCTGGAATTGTTAACGGCGCGCGGGAAATATGACGAGTTCTGTGTGCCCATGGTCATGGTCCCAGCCACTGTCTCCAACAATGTGCCGGGCTCAGACCTCAGCATTGGCGCTGACACGGCTCTGAACGCCATCACTACT ACTTGTGACCGCATCAAGCAGTCAGCCAGTGGGACCAAAAGACGTGTGTTCATTATTGAGACTATGGGAGGCTACTGTGGCTACCTGGCCAGTGTGGGAGGTCTGGCTGCCGGAGCCGATGCCGCCTATATCTACGAGGAGCCATTTGACATCAGAGACCTGCAG GCCAATGTTGAACActtgacagagaaaatgaagggCAGCATTCAAAGAGGACTTGTACTCAG gaatgAGAACTGCAATGAAAACTACACGACAGACTTTATCTACCAGCTGTACTctgaagaaggaaaaggagTGTTCGACTCCAGGAAGAACGTGCTCGGTCACATGCAGCAG ggaggagCACCGTCTCCATTCGACCGTAACTTTGGGACCAAGATCTCTGCCAAGGCGATGCAGTGGGTTACCAAAAAGCTGTTGGAGACCTTCAGACAAG GCCGAGTGTTTGCAAACAGTGAGGactcctgctgtctgctgggaATGCGGCGCAGGGCTCTGGTCTTCCAGCCCGTTGTGCAACTCAAGGACGACACTGACTTTGT TCACAGGATCCCTAAGGAGCAGTGGTGGTTGAAGCTGCGTCCTCTGATGAAGATCCTGGCCAAGTACAAGACGAGCTACGACGTCTCGGACTCCGGGCAGCTGGAGCACGTTGTACGCAACCGGCCTAAAGAGTCGGACGCCTCAGTAGCCATGTGA
- the pfkpa gene encoding ATP-dependent 6-phosphofructokinase, platelet type isoform X3 has translation MAQPDSKKIFFENLSGAGKAIAVLTSGGDAQGMNAAVRAVVRMGLYVGAKVYFIHEGYQGMVDGGDNIKEASWESVSSMLQVGGTVIGSARCKEFRTHEGRLKAAHNLVQHGITNLCVIGGDGSLTGANLFREEWSGLLTELVEQGSIEADAIQKYSALHIVGMVGSIDNDFCGTDMTIGTDSALHRIIEVVDAIMTTAQSHQRTFVLEVMGRHCGYLALVSALACGADWVLIPEMPPEDGWEDKMCQKLSATRSRGTRLNIIIVAEGAIDRHGKPITSSFVKDLVVKCLGFDTRVTILGHVQRGGTPSAFDRILASRMGVEAVLALLETTANTPACVVSLCGNQSVRLPLMECVQMTQEVQKAMDGKRFEEAVKLRGRSFENNLRTYKLLAHRKPESELPTSNFNVAVLNVGAPAAGMNAAVRSAVRVGISEGHKMFAVSDGFEGFSKGQIKEIKWADVGGWTGQGGSLLGTKRTLPAKHVEKIAEQMRKNNINALLIVGGFEAFLSLLELLTARGKYDEFCVPMVMVPATVSNNVPGSDLSIGADTALNAITTTCDRIKQSASGTKRRVFIIETMGGYCGYLASVGGLAAGADAAYIYEEPFDIRDLQANVEHLTEKMKGSIQRGLVLRNENCNENYTTDFIYQLYSEEGKGVFDSRKNVLGHMQQGGAPSPFDRNFGTKISAKAMQWVTKKLLETFRQDEGRVFANSEDSCCLLGMRRRALVFQPVVQLKDDTDFVHRIPKEQWWLKLRPLMKILAKYKTSYDVSDSGQLEHVVRNRPKESDASVAM, from the exons ggATGAATGCTGCTGTACGTGCTGTGGTTCGAATGGGGTTATATGTGGGAGCAAAAGTTTATTTCATTCATGAG GGATATCAGGGTATGGTGGATGGAGGAGATAACATCAAAGAGGCCTCATGGGAAAGTGTTTCCAGCATGCTACAAGTG GGTGGGACAGTTATTGGCAGTGCCCGGTGTAAAGAGTTTCGCACCCACGAGGGACGCCTGAAGGCAGCTCACAACCTGGTTCAGCACGGCATCACCAACCTGTGTGTGATCGGTGGAGATGGCAGTCTGACGGGGGCCAACCTCTTCAGGGAGGAATGGAGTGGGCTGCTGACGGAGCTGGTGGAGCAAG GCTCAATTGAAGCTGATGCCATTCAGAAGTACTCGGCCCTTCACATTGTGGGGATGGTTGGCTCCATTGATAACGACTTCTGTGGAACTGACATGACAATCGGCACTGACTCTGCTCTGCACAGAATCATTGAGGTGGTGGACGCAATTATGACTACTGCACAGAG tcacCAGAGAACGTTTGTGTTAGAAGTCATGGGCAGACACTGTGG CTACCTGGCCTTGGTGAGTGCCCTAGCTTGTGGGGCAGACTGGGTGTTGATTCCTGAGATGCCCCCAGAGGACGGCTGGGAGGACAAGATGTGTCAGAAACTGTCTGCG ACCCGTTCCAGGGGCACAAGGCTGAACATAATCATAGTTGCAGAGGGAGCCATTGACAGGCATGGGAAGCCTATTACTTCTAGTTTTGTCAAGGAT CTTGTCGTAAAATGCTTGGGTTTCGACACGCGAGTGACAATCCTAGGCCatgtgcagagaggagggacCCCTTCTGCTTTTGACCGCATCCTG GCCAGTCGTATGGGTGTGGAGGCTGTGCTTGCCCTTCTGGAGACCACAGCCAACACGCCAGCCTGCGTGGTCTCTCTGTGCGGCAACCAATCAGTGCGCCTGCCTCTGATGGAGTGTGTACAGATG ACTCAAGAGGTCCAGAAGGCTATGGACGGGAAACGGTTTGAGGAGGCAGTGAAGCTTCGGGGCAG GAGTTTTGAAAACAACCTGAGGACATACAAACTGCTGGCTCATCGTAAACCAGAATCCGAACTGCCAACT AGCAACTTCAATGTGGCGGTGTTGAATGTTGGCGCCCCTGCAGCAGGCATGAATGCTGCTGTCCGTTCAGCCGTCAGGGTGGGCATCTCTGAGGGGCACAAGATGTTTGCTGTCAGTGATGGCTTTGAGGGATTCTCCAAAGGACAG ATTAAGGAGATTAAATGGGCTGATGTGGGAGGATGGACAGGACAAGGTGGATCTCTGTTGGGAACCAAAAG AACACTTCCTGCTAAGCATGTTGAGAAAATTGCTGAGCAGATGCGAAAGAACAACATTAATGCACTGCTAATTGTTGGTGGATTTGAG GCCTTCCTGTCACTGCTGGAATTGTTAACGGCGCGCGGGAAATATGACGAGTTCTGTGTGCCCATGGTCATGGTCCCAGCCACTGTCTCCAACAATGTGCCGGGCTCAGACCTCAGCATTGGCGCTGACACGGCTCTGAACGCCATCACTACT ACTTGTGACCGCATCAAGCAGTCAGCCAGTGGGACCAAAAGACGTGTGTTCATTATTGAGACTATGGGAGGCTACTGTGGCTACCTGGCCAGTGTGGGAGGTCTGGCTGCCGGAGCCGATGCCGCCTATATCTACGAGGAGCCATTTGACATCAGAGACCTGCAG GCCAATGTTGAACActtgacagagaaaatgaagggCAGCATTCAAAGAGGACTTGTACTCAG gaatgAGAACTGCAATGAAAACTACACGACAGACTTTATCTACCAGCTGTACTctgaagaaggaaaaggagTGTTCGACTCCAGGAAGAACGTGCTCGGTCACATGCAGCAG ggaggagCACCGTCTCCATTCGACCGTAACTTTGGGACCAAGATCTCTGCCAAGGCGATGCAGTGGGTTACCAAAAAGCTGTTGGAGACCTTCAGACAAG ATGAAG GCCGAGTGTTTGCAAACAGTGAGGactcctgctgtctgctgggaATGCGGCGCAGGGCTCTGGTCTTCCAGCCCGTTGTGCAACTCAAGGACGACACTGACTTTGT TCACAGGATCCCTAAGGAGCAGTGGTGGTTGAAGCTGCGTCCTCTGATGAAGATCCTGGCCAAGTACAAGACGAGCTACGACGTCTCGGACTCCGGGCAGCTGGAGCACGTTGTACGCAACCGGCCTAAAGAGTCGGACGCCTCAGTAGCCATGTGA